A segment of the Agrobacterium tumefaciens genome:
AGACCAGAATATCATATTCCCCTCGACCAGCACATGAATGCCGCAGAGGTAAAAACGATCCTTCGCACCCGGACTATTTTTGAAGAAGGCAATAGTTACCGTGTTCTCGGACAACAACTTGAGTCTCGCAAGTGCAAATTAGCGTCATTGAAGTCGTGTGGTAAAGCGATTGCCAGCGGGCCGCGTCGAAAATAAGGCGATCATCCATTCAGGAAGCCCTCAATGACCTTCACATTTTGTGTGGCAAAGAAATCATCGACCGAACCCGAGTAGAGAACGCTGCCCCGATCAAGAAAAACCACATCCTGAGCCAGCTTCTTCACGTCATCGATATGATGCGTGACAATAACGACGGTATGTTGTGTTTCGGCTTGCAGTTTAACAAGCAATGAGACCATCCCGGACCGCAAACCCGGATCAAGCGCGGCAAAAGGTTCATCAAGAAGCATGACAGGCTTTTCGCGCACAAGCGCGCGTGCCAAAGCCGCTCGCTGCCTCTCCCCGCCCGACAGTGTGTTCGGCATGCGTTTTCCAAACCCCGCCAATCCAACGCGCTCAAGCGCAAGGTCAATTTCCTGCCTGTCCTTTGCCTGCAATTTCAAAGACGGACTGACGCCAAGCGCAACATTGGTGAAAATGTCGAGATGCGCAAAAAGGTTGTTGTCCTGAAAGATCGATGAAACGGGACGTTCGGAGGGATCGAGCGCCTTTACGTCCTGCTCATTGATCAGGACTCGACCGGTGTCCGGCATCTCGAATCCGGCAACAAGGTTGAGCAAAGTCGACTTGCCGGAACCCGAGGCACCAACGACAGCCGTAATTCGTCCTCTGTGGAAACTGCAGTCAAACTGAAAGCTCTGCGACCCGAGTGTTAAGCTCACCTCATCCAGCCGAATCGCCAGATTTTCCCTACTCATGCGCTTCCCTTTGATGATTTGGAACTCGGCACACCGCCAGCCGCAAGCAACAGGCAAACAAGACCGAGAATGAAGGCGTATCCCGCCGCATCATTCGTCCGATAGCTGCCCATATTGCTGTAAACCAGCCAAGGTAAGGTCACAAAGTTCTCCGAACCGAATAGAGCAACCGCACCAAGGTCGCCAAGCGAAAGTGCCATTGAAAATGACATGGCCATGGCAAGAGACCGCCACAGGACAGGCATGTCGATCAGACGCATACGCGAGAAAGTTGAGATGCCAAGACTTGCCGATAGCCGTCCGGTGCGGGCGCGGTGCGTCGCAATGGCTGGCTCCAGTACCCGCATGACAAGCGGCAGGGCCATCAGCATGTTGATCAGGGCGACGAGCAAGGGGGCAAACAAATTGACATCGCCCAGTGGTCTCAAAAGCAAAAACCAGCCACTTCCGAGGACCACAGGCGGCACGAGAAGGACGAGTGAAGAGCCTGCTCCATAAAGTACCGAGACGAACCGCAAGGGCGCCGTAACTCTTCGTTTTGAAGAAATCGCCTGCCGCGCAGCAATCAACGCAACGCAGCAAAGCACGGCAAGTGTCCCCGACAGCAGCGCAATGAAAAAGCTGGTGGTCGCGGCCCGCACAAAGACCGGCGCCGAAACAAGCCGGATCAGATCGGCACTGAGCCCGGAAGCAGCGACGGCCGCAAGCGGCAAGCCGACCAGAAGGATCACGAAAACAATGGCCGCTCCGTCCCAGACCCGGGCAGCGATACCGAAACTGTCAAAACGACGGATCGGTCGTCCCAGGGATGCAATCTCCGCGTCCTGCGAGGGAAACAGGGAAAGCAAACCAAGAAGAACGGCCGTCAGGGTGATCTGCATCAGCGAAAGGGCAATCGCGCGCTGTGGATCGAAATCAAATCGCAGCGCCTGGTAGATGGCCACTTCGAGTGTCGTTGCCGCAGGTCCACCTCCCAAAAGCAGAACAAGCGTAAAACTGGTGGCACATAGCATGAAGATGAGCCCGGCAATGCCCGGCACGAGGCGCATGACTGCAGGCCACTCGATGAAGCGAAGCACCGATAACGAGCCCATACCAAGGCTCGACGCCATGCGCCAATATTCTGCGGGCACGCGCTCCAGCCCCGCCAGCATCAACCGAACGGCCAACGGCAGATTGAAAAATACATGCGCAACGAGAATGCCAGAGAGGCCGTAGATGCTGAATGGCTGCTCTTTGCCGAGCGACAAAAGCGCGGTGTTCAGCGCACCTTGCCTGCCCCAGATCGCGATGATCCCGAAGGCCCCGACAATTGCTGGCAGACCCATCGGAACCGCCAGTAGCCTGATTATCCAGATACGGCCGGGAAAACGTCTTTGCCGGGCCAGCGCCAGCGCCACCGGCAGACCCAGAATGATGGAAATAAGGGTGGACAGCGTAGCCTGATAAAGCGTGAAACGGAGGATGCGCAGCGTATAGGCATCCAGAATTCCCGAAGCCGACGTTCCAGCATCAAACGAAAGCAGCGCGACGACGGCAAGCGCCATGAACAGAAAAACGGCGGTAAACGCCGCCGTTCCTCCAATCATCGACCATCTGTAGTCGCGACGCAGCATCATCTGTTCGCCTGAACTTCCCTTAATTGACGCTCATGGCCGCAAGCCACTCATCGATCCAGGCCTTGCGATTTTTCGCCACCTCGGCGGAGTCCATCAGAAAGGTCTTTTCCGGCTGCACCAGTTTAGAAAAAGCTTCCGGCAACGGCTTCGAAGTAGCGGAAACTGGCATCATCCAGTTGTTTTCCGGAATGGCGTCCTGAAAACCCGGCGTCAGAGTGAAGGCAAGGAACTGTTTGGCAAGCTCCTTCTCCGGCGCGTTTTTCAGAAGGCCTGAAACCTCGATCTGGATATAATGCCCTTCAGAAAACGCTGCGGCCTGATAACGATCGGTGTTCTCCGAAACCATGTGATAGGCGGGCGACGTGGTGTAGGAGAGCACCATCGGCACTTCGCCCTTGGTAAAGAGGCCGTAGGATTCCGACCAGCCCGGCGTCACCGTCAAAACGCGGTTCTTCAGTTTTGCCCAGGCCTCCGGCGCCTTGTCGCCATAGACCGACTTGACCCAGAGCAGCAGACCGAGGCCCGGCGTCGAGGTGCGCGGGTCCTGGATCGCGATCTTTTGCGACGGATCGCCGTCAACCAGATCCTTCAGGCTTTTGGGCGGGTTCTTGATGGTCTGCGTATCATAGATAACGGCAAAATGGCCGTAGTCATATGGCACGAAAACATCGTCCTGGTAGCCGCCCGGTACTTTCGCCGCGGACACATCAATGTCGCCTGCCTCGAACAGACCGGTCTGTTTGGCTTCCGCCACGAGATTGGTGTCGAGGCCGACCACAACGTCAGCCTTCGAACCAGCGCCTTCCAGTTTCAGGCGGTTGAGCAGCGCCACACCATCAGCAACACCGACGAAATTGACCGTGCAGTTGCAGATTTTTTCGAAAGCCTCTTTCACCTTGGGGCCGGGACCCCATTCTGAAACGAAGCTCTCATAGGTGTAGATAGTCAGTGTCTTCTTCTCTTGCGCCGCGGCAAGACCCGGCAGCAGCAGAGATACGGCAACAATGGAGTTCAGCAAGAAACGACGACGCACGCGCACCTCCTAAAAACGAAAAGGGGATCAGGCGCTTGCGTGTAAGCTGTCTAATCCCTACGCCGGTATGAACCAGATCAGGTTCTTCGGGTTGGCGAACCTCTCAGCCTTGTCTCCAGAAAAAAGACAAGACACCCCGTTAGATCAAAGCAAGGATGTAAACCTGCCGCTGTCGCTTGGCAAGACGGCCTGTTGTCAGGCCTGCTCCGTCATATGCACGAGTTCCCAGACATGGCCGTCAGGGTCCTGAAAGCTGCCGGCATACATGAAGCCATGATCCTGAACCGGCTTCCATCTGCTGCCACCCGAGGCGAGTGCCGCCGTAATCGTACGGTCGATCTCCTCACGGCTCCCTGCCGAAAGGCAGGTCAGCACCTCTGTACTGCTCGCCGCATCACAAATATCGCCATTGATGAAATCCCGAAAACGCTCTTCCTGCAGAAGCATCACGAAGATGTTCTGCTCGACAATCATGCAAAGCGTACGATCGTCAGAATATTCCGGATTGAAGCTGAACCCGAGCGCCGTAAAAAACGCTCTCGATCTCTCGATATCCTTGACAGGCAGGTTGACGAAAATCATCCGCATGGTCCGAACTCCTCCATTGGACTGACAGGAAAAGCCAATTTG
Coding sequences within it:
- a CDS encoding VOC family protein, giving the protein MRMIFVNLPVKDIERSRAFFTALGFSFNPEYSDDRTLCMIVEQNIFVMLLQEERFRDFINGDICDAASSTEVLTCLSAGSREEIDRTITAALASGGSRWKPVQDHGFMYAGSFQDPDGHVWELVHMTEQA
- the thiP gene encoding thiamine/thiamine pyrophosphate ABC transporter permease ThiP is translated as MMLRRDYRWSMIGGTAAFTAVFLFMALAVVALLSFDAGTSASGILDAYTLRILRFTLYQATLSTLISIILGLPVALALARQRRFPGRIWIIRLLAVPMGLPAIVGAFGIIAIWGRQGALNTALLSLGKEQPFSIYGLSGILVAHVFFNLPLAVRLMLAGLERVPAEYWRMASSLGMGSLSVLRFIEWPAVMRLVPGIAGLIFMLCATSFTLVLLLGGGPAATTLEVAIYQALRFDFDPQRAIALSLMQITLTAVLLGLLSLFPSQDAEIASLGRPIRRFDSFGIAARVWDGAAIVFVILLVGLPLAAVAASGLSADLIRLVSAPVFVRAATTSFFIALLSGTLAVLCCVALIAARQAISSKRRVTAPLRFVSVLYGAGSSLVLLVPPVVLGSGWFLLLRPLGDVNLFAPLLVALINMLMALPLVMRVLEPAIATHRARTGRLSASLGISTFSRMRLIDMPVLWRSLAMAMSFSMALSLGDLGAVALFGSENFVTLPWLVYSNMGSYRTNDAAGYAFILGLVCLLLAAGGVPSSKSSKGSA
- a CDS encoding thiamine ABC transporter substrate binding subunit, translated to MRRRFLLNSIVAVSLLLPGLAAAQEKKTLTIYTYESFVSEWGPGPKVKEAFEKICNCTVNFVGVADGVALLNRLKLEGAGSKADVVVGLDTNLVAEAKQTGLFEAGDIDVSAAKVPGGYQDDVFVPYDYGHFAVIYDTQTIKNPPKSLKDLVDGDPSQKIAIQDPRTSTPGLGLLLWVKSVYGDKAPEAWAKLKNRVLTVTPGWSESYGLFTKGEVPMVLSYTTSPAYHMVSENTDRYQAAAFSEGHYIQIEVSGLLKNAPEKELAKQFLAFTLTPGFQDAIPENNWMMPVSATSKPLPEAFSKLVQPEKTFLMDSAEVAKNRKAWIDEWLAAMSVN
- a CDS encoding ATP-binding cassette domain-containing protein, with amino-acid sequence MSRENLAIRLDEVSLTLGSQSFQFDCSFHRGRITAVVGASGSGKSTLLNLVAGFEMPDTGRVLINEQDVKALDPSERPVSSIFQDNNLFAHLDIFTNVALGVSPSLKLQAKDRQEIDLALERVGLAGFGKRMPNTLSGGERQRAALARALVREKPVMLLDEPFAALDPGLRSGMVSLLVKLQAETQHTVVIVTHHIDDVKKLAQDVVFLDRGSVLYSGSVDDFFATQNVKVIEGFLNG